A DNA window from Pseudoalteromonas marina contains the following coding sequences:
- a CDS encoding DUF1496 domain-containing protein — MRPLIILSACFLSLSLSLFCNAEPHNSRTFVNASQLNQHQTMCWYDDKRYSEGALISVDTFNLLCGAKNPNQSNSALMWLKLNEQGKVIYPNRPKKITVK, encoded by the coding sequence ATGCGCCCATTAATAATTCTATCCGCCTGTTTTTTAAGCTTATCACTCTCGTTATTTTGTAATGCCGAGCCGCATAACAGCCGCACTTTTGTGAACGCAAGTCAGTTAAATCAGCACCAAACAATGTGTTGGTACGACGACAAACGCTATAGTGAAGGCGCATTAATTAGCGTTGATACGTTCAATTTACTGTGCGGTGCCAAAAACCCCAACCAAAGCAATAGCGCATTAATGTGGCTTAAGCTCAATGAGCAAGGGAAAGTTATTTACCCAAATCGACCTAAAAAGATTACAGTGAAATAG
- a CDS encoding diacylglycerol kinase family protein, translating to MWAAISYLILACVLIFIGWEIHSIYFSLFFYWTALSLSLVSGAYIFNIGKIFRKRENGVIPFYIRWAFIPFLLGAQVYNAWSRKHDKVPPIQQINDNLFLACRLFPSDIDTLKSNNITAILDVTCEFDGLEWSSTQERINYLNIPVLDHSVPTRSQLNQAINWIHHQIQKNNKVVVHCALGRGRSVFVMAAYLLSQNKHANVHDVLAQIKETRETANLNKRQLRHLAKRHKSGELVIKNRAFLIANPVSGTKIWQEKEQFIIARLSTYYDLTVMTTSPDINGIELAKQAITEKPDIVIACGGDGTVAEVASVLVNTPCKLGIIPLGTANALAHVLMGISSKFIPVEQACDLIIDGQSTLIDTAYCNDDLMLLLAGIGFEHAMIEKADREFKNKFGQLAYLTGFFQAFSEQKSQQLNVKLDDNDPMMITTSSFVVANAAPFTTLLAQGGGQPNHSDGLLDINWLIPNKENSTTVLSIAELMFSSITQSHLAINSQHTNAKKVEISSDNGIKYVIDGEVKTANRLVIEILPASLNVISKEI from the coding sequence ATGTGGGCTGCAATTAGTTATTTGATATTAGCGTGTGTACTTATTTTTATAGGGTGGGAAATACATTCAATTTATTTTTCGTTATTTTTTTACTGGACCGCGCTATCACTGTCATTGGTCAGTGGGGCATACATTTTTAATATAGGTAAAATTTTCAGAAAGCGAGAAAACGGCGTTATTCCATTTTACATACGCTGGGCGTTTATTCCTTTTTTATTGGGGGCGCAAGTGTACAACGCGTGGTCGCGTAAGCATGATAAAGTGCCACCAATTCAGCAAATTAACGATAACCTTTTTTTAGCATGCCGCTTATTTCCCTCGGATATAGACACGTTAAAAAGCAATAATATTACCGCTATATTAGATGTTACTTGTGAGTTTGACGGTTTAGAGTGGAGCTCGACACAAGAGCGTATTAACTACTTAAATATTCCAGTACTTGACCATAGCGTTCCAACACGCTCTCAGCTTAACCAGGCAATAAATTGGATTCATCATCAAATCCAAAAAAACAATAAAGTGGTTGTGCATTGTGCGTTGGGTCGCGGTCGTTCAGTGTTTGTAATGGCTGCTTACTTACTTAGTCAAAATAAACATGCCAATGTGCATGATGTGCTTGCCCAAATTAAAGAAACACGTGAAACCGCTAATCTAAATAAACGCCAACTGCGCCACCTAGCAAAGCGACATAAAAGTGGCGAACTAGTAATTAAAAATCGTGCATTTTTAATTGCAAATCCCGTATCGGGTACAAAAATATGGCAAGAAAAAGAACAATTTATAATTGCCCGTTTGTCTACTTATTACGATTTAACCGTAATGACCACAAGTCCTGACATTAACGGGATAGAGCTTGCCAAACAAGCGATTACAGAAAAGCCTGATATTGTTATTGCTTGCGGTGGCGATGGAACAGTAGCGGAAGTTGCGAGCGTATTAGTTAATACACCCTGTAAGTTAGGTATTATTCCGCTCGGGACTGCTAATGCGCTTGCTCACGTTTTAATGGGAATAAGTTCAAAATTTATACCTGTAGAGCAAGCGTGTGATTTAATTATTGATGGTCAATCTACGTTAATAGATACGGCATATTGTAATGACGATTTAATGCTACTTTTAGCCGGGATAGGTTTTGAACATGCAATGATTGAAAAAGCTGACCGCGAATTTAAAAATAAATTTGGGCAACTCGCTTATTTAACAGGATTTTTTCAGGCGTTTTCGGAACAAAAATCGCAACAGCTCAACGTAAAATTGGACGATAACGACCCAATGATGATCACAACAAGCAGTTTTGTTGTTGCTAATGCAGCACCGTTTACAACGCTACTTGCTCAAGGGGGAGGGCAGCCTAATCACAGTGATGGGCTACTTGATATAAATTGGCTTATACCCAATAAAGAAAATTCCACTACGGTACTGAGTATTGCCGAGCTTATGTTTAGCAGCATAACGCAAAGCCATTTAGCCATTAATTCTCAACACACAAATGCTAAAAAAGTCGAAATATCTTCAGATAATGGGATTAAGTATGTCATTGATGGCGAGGTGAAAACGGCTAATAGGCTTGTGATTGAAATACTGCCAGCATCGCTTAACGTGATCAGTAAAGAAATTTAG
- the hmgA gene encoding homogentisate 1,2-dioxygenase, with protein sequence MAEQLKYMTGFGNEFETEALPGALPIGQFTPQKVKYDLYTEQFSSTAFTAPRAANRRTWLYRLRPSVVQGDYTAVDNGLIRTAPITEAVTPPTMLRWNPVEIPTKPTDFLDGLITMAANGSANGQSGIGIHVYVANKSMVDRYFYNADGEMLFVPQQGELLLHTECGKLCVKPGEVAVIPRGMKFSVDLIQSTARGYICENYGHALELAERGPVGANGYANDRDFQYPVAAFEDKEGDFELVSKFNGNLFSCEIKHSPFDVVAWTGNSAPYKYDLSRFNVMNTVSFDHPDPSIFTVLTSPSATEGMANVDFVIFPPRWMVAENTFRPPYYHRNIMSEFMGLIEGVYDAKEHGFVPGGASLHNCMSPHGPEADVFEKASNAELVPQKYENTLAFMFESRYVISPTKYALEGNERQPNYTDCWRTIKKHYSANKD encoded by the coding sequence ATGGCAGAACAGTTAAAGTACATGACCGGTTTTGGTAATGAATTTGAAACCGAAGCGCTACCCGGTGCCTTGCCTATAGGGCAATTTACTCCTCAAAAAGTTAAGTACGATCTTTACACTGAACAATTTAGCTCTACAGCATTTACCGCGCCACGAGCCGCAAATCGCAGAACATGGCTGTACCGGTTACGCCCTTCGGTAGTGCAAGGTGATTACACCGCTGTTGATAACGGCTTGATTCGAACTGCGCCTATCACTGAAGCCGTAACACCTCCGACTATGCTTCGCTGGAACCCCGTTGAAATTCCTACAAAGCCAACTGATTTTCTAGATGGACTCATAACAATGGCTGCTAACGGCAGTGCTAATGGGCAATCTGGCATCGGTATTCATGTTTATGTTGCTAACAAGTCTATGGTCGATCGCTACTTTTACAACGCTGACGGTGAAATGCTATTTGTACCCCAACAAGGCGAGCTACTCCTGCATACAGAATGCGGTAAGCTCTGTGTAAAACCAGGTGAAGTTGCAGTCATACCCCGAGGGATGAAGTTTTCTGTTGATTTAATACAATCAACGGCCCGTGGTTATATCTGCGAAAACTATGGTCATGCTTTGGAGCTTGCAGAGCGAGGCCCTGTTGGTGCAAACGGCTATGCCAACGACCGTGACTTTCAATACCCAGTTGCAGCTTTTGAAGATAAAGAAGGTGATTTTGAACTGGTGTCAAAATTTAATGGCAACTTATTCAGCTGTGAGATTAAGCATTCCCCTTTCGATGTTGTTGCATGGACAGGTAATAGCGCGCCTTATAAATACGATTTATCGCGATTTAATGTAATGAACACAGTAAGCTTTGACCATCCGGATCCTTCTATATTTACCGTTTTAACCTCGCCATCAGCTACTGAAGGAATGGCTAATGTTGATTTTGTTATTTTTCCACCGCGTTGGATGGTTGCTGAAAACACGTTTCGTCCGCCCTACTATCATCGTAATATCATGAGTGAATTTATGGGGTTAATTGAAGGTGTATATGATGCAAAAGAGCATGGCTTTGTGCCAGGTGGCGCAAGTTTACATAATTGTATGTCTCCGCATGGACCTGAAGCGGATGTATTTGAAAAAGCATCTAATGCGGAACTGGTTCCACAAAAATACGAAAATACCTTAGCGTTTATGTTTGAATCACGTTATGTCATTTCACCAACTAAATACGCATTAGAAGGTAATGAGCGCCAACCAAATTACACAGATTGTTGGCGAACAATTAAAAAACACTATTCAGCCAACAAGGATTAA
- a CDS encoding VF530 family DNA-binding protein — translation MDNQPKNPLHGITLEQILVELEQRLGWKTLGEQVKIKCFTDAPSIKSSLKFLRKTPWARDKVEALYIHTINNKPLRKPKSAPRKTTNKAPDTTDFVWPSIKK, via the coding sequence ATGGATAATCAACCTAAAAACCCACTACATGGGATCACACTAGAACAAATATTGGTCGAGTTAGAGCAGAGACTTGGCTGGAAAACGCTGGGCGAACAAGTAAAAATTAAGTGTTTTACGGATGCACCAAGCATAAAATCTAGCTTAAAATTTTTACGCAAAACCCCTTGGGCCAGAGACAAAGTTGAAGCGTTATATATTCATACAATAAATAACAAACCACTTCGTAAACCAAAAAGTGCGCCTCGTAAAACAACAAACAAGGCTCCAGATACAACTGACTTTGTTTGGCCATCAATAAAAAAGTAA
- a CDS encoding TonB-dependent receptor yields MKTQIRKTALSLAIAACVGVSGAAIANETTSAIKGQITDPNGNPAAGTKITILHVPSGSVKTTETNDAGYFTAKGLRVGGPYRVVVDSDTYADQEFNNIILNIGNDYPVNASLENISNIEQIVVTGAPISAMSGGTGPASTFTLTDLENQPAINRDLKDIIRIDPRITIDDSRGSINCGGGNPRYNSLTLDGVRMNDNFGLSSNGYPTIRAPFSFDSIEQVSAELAPFDVQYGGFTSCNINAVTKSGGNDVHGGVFFDYTNDSMKGDEIEGNEVDNGNYTEKRYGFNVGLPLVEDTLFLFTSYEKLEGVRQFNYDGLSSGSVTADDVSRIQSISQSVYGYDAGGMPSSMPVEDEKILVKLDWNINEDHRANLIYNYNDGNTISQSDTGSSRVSLSNHFYNQSAEFTSIIGSVYSDWSDDFSTEIRLGKSELDATVQSLDAASSFGEMQIRTDNGGTVYIGPDDSRQSNDLDYDTTTFKVAGTYYLDQHTITAGYEFEELSVFNLFVQHTEGEWRFDSIDDFEAGQAARIYYNNAAGTNNPNDAAASFKYAQHTFYVQDEYAFTDLDATIQFGLRYDKYTSDDVPNFNQNFTNRYGFSNQSTFDGIDLLQPRVGFQWYATDELEVRAGLGLFSGGNPNVWLSNSYSNDGITNISTQFRGVDLFNTANVNGGTPGFDVPQGMFDIVANTEIGVGDATVNAVDPDFEIPSEWKYSLGATYTTEDEYVISVDYLYSKKKDAALMRDIALQDSGETTFDGRPIYESIEGRSNEYLLTNVSGDSGDSSVISAAVSKMFDNGINFSFGYAYTDADDVNPMTSSVAGSNYGNIALTNPGNPGVASSDYEIPHRFTMTLGYKYEFVDGFETRFNLYGEAYKGLPYSFTFDGSDNTDANRNTTFGDNNWNGNRQLMYVPLENDPNVVYNMSADEINEFNDFIASEGLKRGEITGRNQQNADWFVKFNLKVTQELPGFMEGHKGEAFFVIDNLTNMLNDDWGVLKKGPFVGASMISTSIDDQGRYVYSGFNGNNANTSVQTGASLWEMRVGVRYTF; encoded by the coding sequence ATGAAAACTCAAATACGCAAAACGGCCCTATCACTTGCTATCGCAGCATGTGTTGGTGTTAGTGGCGCTGCAATTGCAAATGAAACAACATCTGCAATTAAAGGTCAAATCACTGATCCTAACGGCAACCCTGCTGCTGGCACTAAAATTACAATTTTACACGTTCCTTCAGGCTCAGTTAAAACAACTGAAACTAATGATGCTGGTTACTTTACAGCTAAAGGCCTGCGTGTTGGTGGTCCATACAGAGTAGTTGTAGATTCTGACACTTATGCAGACCAAGAGTTCAATAACATTATTCTTAACATTGGTAACGATTACCCGGTAAATGCTTCTTTAGAGAATATCTCTAACATCGAGCAAATTGTAGTTACGGGTGCTCCTATCAGTGCTATGTCTGGTGGTACAGGTCCTGCGTCTACTTTTACGCTAACGGATCTTGAAAACCAACCAGCCATCAACCGTGATTTAAAAGATATCATCCGTATTGACCCACGTATCACAATCGATGATAGCCGTGGTTCAATCAACTGTGGTGGTGGTAACCCACGTTACAACAGCTTAACGCTTGACGGCGTTCGCATGAACGATAACTTCGGCTTAAGCTCAAACGGTTACCCTACTATCCGTGCCCCTTTCTCTTTCGACTCTATTGAACAAGTTTCAGCTGAACTAGCACCTTTTGACGTTCAATACGGTGGCTTTACATCGTGTAACATTAACGCTGTAACTAAATCTGGTGGCAACGACGTTCACGGTGGTGTTTTCTTCGATTACACAAACGATTCAATGAAAGGCGACGAAATTGAAGGTAATGAAGTTGATAACGGTAACTACACTGAAAAACGTTACGGTTTCAACGTAGGCCTTCCGCTTGTTGAAGATACATTATTCTTGTTCACTTCATACGAAAAACTTGAAGGTGTTCGCCAGTTTAATTACGACGGCCTTAGCAGTGGTAGTGTTACAGCTGATGACGTATCTCGTATTCAAAGTATTTCTCAATCAGTTTACGGCTACGATGCAGGCGGTATGCCATCAAGCATGCCTGTTGAAGATGAAAAAATCTTAGTAAAACTAGATTGGAACATCAACGAAGATCACCGTGCAAACTTAATTTATAACTACAACGACGGTAACACAATTTCTCAGTCTGATACTGGTTCTAGCCGCGTTTCTTTATCAAACCACTTCTACAATCAAAGTGCTGAGTTTACATCAATCATTGGTTCTGTATATTCTGATTGGTCAGACGATTTTTCTACTGAAATTCGTTTAGGTAAATCAGAGCTAGATGCAACGGTTCAATCATTAGATGCTGCAAGCAGCTTTGGTGAAATGCAAATCCGCACTGATAATGGTGGTACGGTTTACATTGGTCCTGATGATTCTCGTCAATCAAACGATTTAGACTACGACACAACTACATTTAAAGTTGCTGGTACTTATTATTTAGATCAACACACAATTACTGCTGGTTACGAGTTTGAAGAGCTATCTGTTTTTAACTTGTTCGTACAGCATACAGAAGGTGAGTGGCGCTTTGACTCAATTGACGACTTTGAAGCAGGTCAAGCAGCGCGTATCTACTACAACAATGCTGCAGGTACTAATAACCCGAATGATGCGGCTGCAAGCTTTAAATACGCTCAACACACATTCTATGTCCAAGATGAATACGCATTCACTGACTTAGATGCAACCATTCAGTTTGGTTTACGTTACGACAAGTACACAAGTGATGACGTTCCTAACTTTAACCAAAACTTCACTAACCGTTACGGTTTCAGCAACCAGTCTACATTCGACGGTATTGACTTACTGCAGCCACGAGTTGGATTCCAATGGTATGCAACTGACGAACTTGAAGTACGTGCTGGCTTAGGCTTGTTCTCTGGTGGTAACCCGAACGTATGGCTGTCTAACTCATACTCTAACGATGGTATTACAAACATTAGTACGCAGTTCCGTGGTGTAGATTTATTCAATACAGCTAACGTAAACGGCGGTACACCTGGTTTTGACGTACCACAAGGTATGTTTGACATTGTTGCAAATACAGAAATTGGTGTAGGCGATGCAACAGTTAATGCTGTAGACCCAGATTTTGAAATTCCTTCAGAGTGGAAATACTCTCTTGGTGCTACATACACAACTGAAGACGAATACGTAATCTCTGTAGACTACCTATACTCGAAGAAGAAAGATGCTGCATTGATGCGTGATATTGCACTTCAAGATAGCGGCGAAACAACGTTTGATGGTCGTCCTATTTACGAGTCAATCGAAGGTCGTAGTAATGAGTATTTATTAACAAATGTTAGTGGCGATAGCGGTGATTCTTCAGTTATCTCTGCAGCAGTTAGCAAAATGTTCGATAACGGCATCAACTTTAGCTTTGGTTATGCATACACAGATGCAGACGATGTAAACCCAATGACTAGCTCTGTAGCTGGTTCTAACTATGGTAACATCGCACTTACTAACCCAGGTAACCCAGGTGTTGCGTCTTCAGATTATGAAATTCCGCATCGTTTTACTATGACGCTTGGTTACAAATATGAGTTTGTAGATGGCTTTGAGACACGCTTTAACCTTTACGGTGAAGCATACAAAGGCCTACCTTACAGCTTTACGTTTGATGGTAGCGATAACACAGATGCTAACCGCAACACTACCTTTGGTGATAACAACTGGAATGGCAACCGTCAGTTAATGTACGTTCCACTTGAAAACGATCCTAACGTTGTTTACAACATGTCGGCTGATGAAATCAATGAGTTTAACGACTTTATTGCTTCTGAAGGACTTAAACGTGGTGAAATCACAGGTCGTAACCAACAAAATGCTGACTGGTTTGTTAAGTTTAACCTTAAAGTTACACAAGAATTACCAGGCTTTATGGAAGGCCATAAAGGTGAAGCATTCTTTGTAATCGACAACCTTACAAACATGCTAAATGATGACTGGGGCGTACTTAAGAAAGGTCCTTTCGTAGGCGCAAGCATGATCTCAACATCTATTGATGACCAAGGTCGTTACGTTTACTCAGGCTTTAACGGTAATAACGCTAATACTTCAGTACAAACTGGTGCGTCATTATGGGAAATGCGTGTAGGCGTACGTTACACTTTCTAA
- the maiA gene encoding maleylacetoacetate isomerase: MKLYSYFRSSAAYRVRIALNLKKIDHELAIVNLLKSEQLEEGYLTLNPQGLLPALETDEGVLGQSLAILEWLDETYPQSPLISGSAWQKAQIRNLSFAIACDIHPVNNLRVLKYLSNELKVDDDAKNTWYKHWVEVGFDKIEILLGDDDYCVGNKPSLADVCLVPQVFNAIRFNVDMSRYPKIAAIYERCNKLAAFNDAAPQNQPDAT; this comes from the coding sequence ATGAAGCTATACAGTTATTTTCGCTCATCAGCTGCATACCGAGTGCGTATTGCGTTAAACCTAAAAAAAATTGACCATGAGCTCGCAATTGTAAATCTTTTAAAATCAGAGCAGCTTGAGGAAGGTTACCTAACACTAAACCCGCAAGGGCTTTTACCAGCCCTTGAAACAGATGAAGGTGTACTTGGTCAATCATTAGCTATTTTAGAATGGCTTGATGAAACATACCCACAGTCACCATTAATTAGCGGCTCTGCTTGGCAAAAAGCCCAAATAAGAAACTTAAGTTTTGCAATAGCGTGTGATATTCACCCAGTGAATAATTTGCGAGTACTTAAGTATTTATCGAATGAATTAAAAGTAGACGATGATGCTAAAAACACCTGGTACAAACATTGGGTTGAAGTAGGCTTTGATAAAATAGAAATACTACTTGGAGACGACGATTACTGTGTTGGGAACAAGCCAAGCCTTGCTGATGTTTGCTTAGTACCTCAGGTATTTAATGCTATTCGTTTTAACGTGGATATGAGTCGATATCCAAAAATTGCAGCTATTTATGAACGATGTAATAAATTAGCTGCGTTTAATGATGCCGCACCGCAAAATCAACCCGATGCGACCTAA
- a CDS encoding MarR family winged helix-turn-helix transcriptional regulator — protein sequence MKLDLDTFLAYQLINVASLVSNDLAKVYQSKFDLTIPQWRILANLAQFGHSNAKNLCTQANMDKSTVSRAIKILVEKKLLMTQINSEDKRAAILSLSEAGKDMYKKVVPEALKWEKELLASLNTHEQSLLISILNKLKNNLQA from the coding sequence ATGAAACTGGATTTAGACACTTTTTTAGCATATCAACTAATTAATGTAGCAAGTTTGGTAAGTAATGACCTTGCTAAGGTATACCAGAGCAAATTTGACTTAACGATACCTCAATGGCGAATTTTGGCGAATTTAGCGCAATTTGGTCATAGTAATGCCAAAAATTTATGTACGCAGGCAAATATGGATAAATCGACCGTGTCGCGTGCAATAAAAATATTAGTAGAAAAAAAGTTGCTAATGACTCAAATTAATTCAGAGGATAAGCGCGCAGCCATACTTTCATTAAGTGAAGCTGGAAAAGATATGTATAAAAAAGTAGTACCCGAGGCGTTAAAGTGGGAAAAAGAACTCTTGGCTTCCCTAAACACACATGAACAGAGCTTATTAATAAGTATACTTAATAAGCTAAAAAATAACTTACAGGCATAA
- a CDS encoding TIGR02647 family protein, with product MKFNQLMIDEFTLLAKFPLDSKMQGIKLHSDAEASLIEAAQRLFDKGVIDSPDGGYLTDLGLDLIEHVTIIHSALKS from the coding sequence ATGAAATTTAATCAGCTGATGATAGATGAATTCACATTACTTGCAAAGTTTCCGCTTGATAGCAAAATGCAGGGTATCAAATTACATTCTGACGCAGAAGCAAGCTTGATAGAAGCAGCACAACGATTATTCGATAAAGGCGTTATAGATAGCCCAGATGGCGGTTACTTAACGGATTTGGGGTTAGATTTAATTGAGCACGTTACGATTATTCATAGCGCGCTCAAAAGTTAA
- a CDS encoding S1/P1 nuclease, producing the protein MRINVKYSITSALLIGAIFTSSDSLAWGQNGHRVVGKIAESHITDTTKSAIKPFLAGESLAQVSTWPDEMRSNPGKFWQKQSSRWHYINASPNKSFTINHDHTNNKESVSNILEGIHYSIKTLKDQNSSLDAKQFSLRFLVHLVGDSHQPFHAGRSEDRGGNRIKVSFFGQDTNLHSLWDTKLVENENLSFTEYAQFINTNNSELIAEYLESTPTTWIEESHNLANALYKSTNEEVGYSYVYKNTPIVKTRLLQAGVRLAGLLNAMFDPSAKELETALKKVSM; encoded by the coding sequence ATGCGTATCAATGTAAAATATTCGATAACGTCAGCGCTTTTAATAGGTGCCATTTTTACAAGTAGCGATTCACTTGCTTGGGGCCAAAACGGTCACCGGGTTGTAGGTAAAATTGCTGAATCTCATATAACAGACACCACAAAGTCAGCTATTAAACCATTCTTAGCGGGTGAATCACTTGCACAGGTTTCAACTTGGCCTGACGAGATGCGCTCAAACCCGGGGAAATTTTGGCAAAAGCAATCTTCTCGTTGGCACTACATTAACGCCTCACCTAACAAGTCCTTCACAATCAATCACGACCATACAAACAACAAAGAGTCGGTTAGCAATATTCTAGAAGGCATCCACTATTCTATAAAAACACTCAAAGATCAAAACAGCAGCCTAGATGCAAAGCAATTTAGTTTACGTTTTTTAGTTCACTTGGTTGGTGATAGCCATCAACCCTTCCATGCAGGAAGAAGCGAAGATAGAGGCGGAAACCGAATTAAAGTGTCGTTTTTTGGTCAAGATACAAACTTACACAGCTTGTGGGATACTAAATTAGTTGAAAACGAAAACTTATCATTTACTGAGTACGCGCAGTTTATAAATACTAATAACAGTGAACTAATTGCAGAATATTTAGAAAGTACACCAACTACTTGGATTGAAGAATCTCATAATTTAGCAAATGCACTTTATAAATCTACAAATGAAGAAGTTGGTTACAGCTATGTTTATAAAAATACACCTATCGTAAAAACACGTCTGCTACAAGCAGGTGTTCGATTGGCTGGTTTGTTAAACGCTATGTTTGACCCTTCTGCTAAAGAGCTGGAAACAGCGTTAAAAAAAGTATCTATGTAA